In Glandiceps talaboti chromosome 16, keGlaTala1.1, whole genome shotgun sequence, a single window of DNA contains:
- the LOC144447373 gene encoding tripartite motif-containing protein 2-like: protein MAASSPSAPPLEVDADDFNERFLTCTICLESYQEAPKLLPCLHSFCRNCLVSHSRNRRDFKCPVCRREIKIPQQGIDGFPNNIFVRDLQEFLAAQPRRAGVSPSNQAIPMVTQRERRQNPSIQPKLNKQVSSNIFKRTAIKMRLNFRSKNKRYCSYHAEKELKLYCETCELIVCKKCVKIEHSDGHSILDIQAAALSRLQKLGVLLNEAKSHIEPLHISAQTVGEELRKLRERKEEIRRDINDIFNDLVQAVETQRNVCLARLTEAAQGKEHALTSQFSELDLGHSTVKRGTQFADQTIQDLRASDYEIVAASNQLAARLEELVAVRGRHTAEPVDNACLSFLVIEDDIAVLRQLISHIGEIVRN from the coding sequence ATGGCCGCTTCATCGCCTTCAGCACCACCACTGGAAGTTGATGCGGACGATTTTAACGAACGATTTCTTACGTGTACAATATGCCTGGAGTCGTACCAAGAAGCCCCAAAACTGCTTCCTTGCCTACATTCATTCTGTCGGAACTGTTTGGTATCACATAGTCGGAATCGTCGCGATTTCAAGTGTCCGGTTTGTCGACGTGAAATAAAGATTCCACAACAAGGTATCGACGGTTTTCCGAATAACATATTTGTGAGAGATCTTCAAGAGTTCTTGGCAGCCCAACCGCGAAGAGCCGGGGTATCCCCATCCAACCAAGCTATTCCTATGGTAACGCAAAGAGAGAGACGACAGAATCCCTCGATACAACCCAAACTCAACAAACAGGTGAGCAGTAACATCTTCAAGCGGACGGCTATCAAAATGAGACTGAATTTCAGGTCGAAAAATAAACGGTACTGTTCTTACCATGCGGAGAAAGAACTTAAATTGTACTGTGAAACATGCGAGTTGATAGTTTGTAAGAAGTGTGTCAAGATTGAACATTCTGATGGACATTCAATTCTAGACATACAGGCGGCTGCACTCAGTCGACTACAGAAGTTAGGAGTTTTACTGAATGAAGCGAAGTCACACATAGAACCACTGCACATAAGTGCACAGACTGTCGGTGAAGAGTTGCGGAAACTCCGTGAGCGAAAAGAGGAGATCCGACGAGATATCAACGATATATTCAACGACCTAGTGCAAGCTGTTGAAACACAGAGAAATGTGTGCTTGGCACGGTTAACCGAGGCAGCTCAGGGTAAAGAACATGCTTTGACATCTCAATTTAGTGAACTTGACCTTGGACACAGCACTGTTAAAAGGGGTACTCAATTTGCCGACCAGACCATTCAAGATTTACGAGCTTCCGACTACGAAATTGTTGCCGCCAGTAATCAGTTAGCAGCTAGGCTGGAAGAACTGGTAGCCGTTAGGGGTCGTCACACCGCTGAGCCGGTTGATAACGCCTGCCTATCATTTCTGGTGATTGAAGATGACATTGCTGTACTTCGACAACTTATCTCTCATATTGGTGAAATTGTAAGAAATTGA